A region of the Flavobacteriaceae bacterium MAR_2010_188 genome:
ATAGCCTCACTTTCATTCCAACCGAAAATAGCTTCTGATTCCACATTCCAACTTTTGATAACTCCTTCTTCATCAATAGAAATAACGGCATCTGGTGCATGTTGCAGGATGGCCTTCATTCGTTTATCACTTTGTTTAAATTTCTCGCCTAAGGTTTCATAAAGTTCTATATGTTCATGGATTTCCGTTTTGGAACCAATCCACATTTTTGGTCTGCCTTGATCATCCTTAACAGCGGTGGCACGTATAAGATGCCATAAATAGTTGCCATCTTTGCGCAGAAGACGATTTTCATTTTCAAAGTCCTGACCGGTATTGAGGGAGTGGACCCATTTTTGTTTTGTTTTGGACCAGTCTTCAGGATGAATAATTTTTTTCCATCCCCAATCTTTTAATTCATCAAAGGTCAATCCGGTATAATCAAGCATTACTTGATTAAAATAATTTCTGTTTCCGAGTGCATCAGCAGTCCACACTTTTTGTGGCATACGATCTGCCATTTGTCGAAATTGTTCTTCGGCTTCTTTTTGCAGACTTATGTCAGTGTTAGTGCCGATCCATCGGATTATTTTCCCTTCTTCATCTGTGACGGGATGACCACGGGTGAGGAACCACCTGTACTCACCGTCATGCCTTCGCAAGGGGAAGGTAAGTTCAAAAGGTTCGTTGATGAGCCATGCTCTCTTAACAAATTCCATGACCCGGTCAATATGGTCCGGATGGTGTACTTTTTGCCAGCCCCAGCCTTTCATATCTTCCACTTTAAGCCCCGTGTATTCTAACCATCTTTTGTTATACCAATAAATCGATCCTTCGCCATCGGCTAGCCAAGCAAGATTTTCCATATTATCTGCGAGTGTACTGAATTGTTCTTCGCTCTTCTTTAATTCTTCTTGGGCATTTTTAATCTCAGAAATATCACGGGTAGTTCCGGCAATTGCTTCCACTTCATTTTTATCATTTATTATCGGTGCAAAAATGTAATCGTATATGCGCATGCCCAAGTTTGCATGAGGAAACGATACTTCGCCCCGAATAGGCTTTCTAGTGGCGATTACGTGGTCGATTTCCCGCTCATGCATTTCGGCATGCCAGGTTTCGTATCCAATTTCTAACATACTCTTACCGATAGAATCCTCCCAGGAGCGCCCCCACGTTTTTAGCAATGCTTCGTTAACATAGGTAAAGCGGTAGTTTAGGTCAAATACATAAATAAGATCGGGGGTGTTTTGGGTTATTGTCTCGTAAAGCCGCTTCCTTTCTTCAATATTTTTTCTCGCTTCTACTTTTTCTGTTACTTCGGTCGCTGTTGCTATGATACCTGAGATTTTTCCATCTTCCTCTTTTAACGGATAATAGAGAAAGTCGAAATAGAACACCTCTTGCTTTCCGAATCGATTCAATGGTATCGGAACTTCGTTTCCATGGTAAGGCAGGCCCGTATTAAATACGTCCTCCAGTAAAGCATTTACAGATTCTTTTACTTCGGGTAAGGTGGCATAAAGTGGCTTGCCAACAAATTCATCTTGTGTTTTATTGATTAATTTGAGGTAAGCATCATTCGCCATTTCTACCATATATTCAGATCCACGCAATATGGTTATGCCCACGGGAGCCTGTTTCATGGTATTGCGGAAATTCTTATTACTTTCCCTTAAAACTTCCTCTGCCTTCTTTTTATAGGTGGTTTCTATAACAGTCACTAAAACTCCACCTACTTTCCCATCATCCTGCCTAATAGGGCTGTAAGAAAAATCAAAATAACAGTCTTCCACAAACCCATTTCTATTTAACTGTAACAGAAACTCGGGAAAACCTACTGATTTTCCATTCATCACTCCGTCGAAAATGGTTTCTAGTGTGCCCCATACTTCAGAAAATGTATCAGGGGCGCTTATGCCTAAGGCGTGCGGATGCTTGGTAGAACCATGGATGGGACGATATCCGTCGTTGTAAAGCTGAGTGTATTCTGAACCCCAGGCGATATACATACCAAAGGGATTTTCGAGCATAACCCCAACCATGGTGCGCAGACTATGAGGCCAGTTTGAAGGATCTCCGATAGGAGTTTTGCTCCAATCTTTTGCTCTTATTAATTGTCCCATCTCGCCCCCGCCTTGGAGAAAATAATGGTCTTTATTTTTTTTGCTCATTTAAATATCTGATTTCATTGAAGTCTTAATTCAAATCCTTTAGATTGGTTAAGTTAAAGCTTTGTTTTTGTGAACGATATTCCATTGATGTCTAGAAATGATCCTATTTTTAAGTATTTAATACAGGCTAAAAAGTGGTTTATGCATTAATGTATACTCCTCTTTTGTCATTCTCTTCGCTAAATTAATATTTTTTTATTGTGTCTTTTAGTACAGATTCTAATTTAGAAATTTAATTGAGGTGTTTCCTAAATAAATTTTCGCAAGGTTATGACTCGTTTTTCGATTGCGCTTTATTATGAATAGGTGTGTCATCTATGTCATTGCATAGAATTGGTGACATAAATTCAAGTTTTTTTGTAAACTTATAGATTTTAATTGTTGGCC
Encoded here:
- a CDS encoding PAS domain S-box-containing protein translates to MSKKNKDHYFLQGGGEMGQLIRAKDWSKTPIGDPSNWPHSLRTMVGVMLENPFGMYIAWGSEYTQLYNDGYRPIHGSTKHPHALGISAPDTFSEVWGTLETIFDGVMNGKSVGFPEFLLQLNRNGFVEDCYFDFSYSPIRQDDGKVGGVLVTVIETTYKKKAEEVLRESNKNFRNTMKQAPVGITILRGSEYMVEMANDAYLKLINKTQDEFVGKPLYATLPEVKESVNALLEDVFNTGLPYHGNEVPIPLNRFGKQEVFYFDFLYYPLKEEDGKISGIIATATEVTEKVEARKNIEERKRLYETITQNTPDLIYVFDLNYRFTYVNEALLKTWGRSWEDSIGKSMLEIGYETWHAEMHEREIDHVIATRKPIRGEVSFPHANLGMRIYDYIFAPIINDKNEVEAIAGTTRDISEIKNAQEELKKSEEQFSTLADNMENLAWLADGEGSIYWYNKRWLEYTGLKVEDMKGWGWQKVHHPDHIDRVMEFVKRAWLINEPFELTFPLRRHDGEYRWFLTRGHPVTDEEGKIIRWIGTNTDISLQKEAEEQFRQMADRMPQKVWTADALGNRNYFNQVMLDYTGLTFDELKDWGWKKIIHPEDWSKTKQKWVHSLNTGQDFENENRLLRKDGNYLWHLIRATAVKDDQGRPKMWIGSKTEIHEHIELYETLGEKFKQSDKRMKAILQHAPDAVISIDEEGVIKSWNVESEAIFGWNESEAIGKTLTETIIPKRYREQHEQGMKHFLATGDGPVINKPIELSAINKNGNEFPVELKISTSKVNDSYIFIGFIRDISIRKRAEETIQNKTNQLIEAQQLAQMGSWEWDTITNRFEWSDELYRIFGLVPQEFKAGYESYLKYIHPDDTAYVDSIVQQAFQDHQPYRFFHRTKGADGKVRTLSATGKVFTDGEGNVIRMSGTAQDVTDQKKYEEELKISEERFYKIFDSNPVPMSLAEIKTNKIKYANNLFCTVFGYTKEEIIGRTSQELNLIDPEEYLRVIDLIFKNLHENRTLAEVQALSVEETEDLLVRLKRSEIMKDFEILYTKKNGETFPAIISFDVLKIGAEIYTVTSYQDITERKKAEALLKNQNEKLEKMNKELESFAYISSHDLQEPLRKIQIFTALLTDTEGNKLSTDGKIMFNRIQASARRMQTLIQDLLAYSRTETLDRKFETTDLNKIVSQVEEELSEEIIEKQANIDAENLSSAEIIPFQFRQLMHNLLSNSLKFSKPNNPPTIRIKSEIGKGIKFDNEKLSPQIKYCHITVADNGIGFEEQYNEKIFEVFQRLHGQNVYNGTGIGLSIVKKIVENHNGIITAKGAPNQGATFEIFIPTK